One Pseudoalteromonas rubra genomic window, CAGAGCTGGCCTTTTTGTTTTCTTTTGCTTAATACCCAAGCAGATCCATTAAGATTTAGCGCTCTTACGCTTTTTCTCTTCTTCGACCCACTTGCCACTTACATAAGTCGCTTTCCAGCCAGTGGCTTTACCTTCCACCTCAGTCATCACATACTGCGTCTTGGTCTTACGCGAATACCTTACAACGGCCAGATTACCATCATTATCCTGCTCCGGCGCATCCGCCAGATAATAGAACTTAGGCGAAATACGATCTCTGAAACGCTTTAGCTCGGCCACTTTTGGTGCACGGGTTTCCCTGGATTTAGGGAAGGTATGTGCCGCCAGGAAGATACCAGATGCACCGTCACGCAGCACAAAATAGGCTTCAGACTTCTCACAGGGTAGTTCTGGTAAGTGTACCGGATCTTCTTTTGGTGGCGCAGGTTCACCGCTTTTAAGTAGCTTACGCGTGTTCTTACAGTCATCACTGGTGCAGTCAAAGTACTTGCCAAAACGGCCAGACTTAAGCTGCATGTCTGAACCACACTTATCACACTCAATCACCGGGCCATCATAGCCCTTGATTTTAAAGCTGCCCTCTTCAATGACATAACCGCTACAGCCCGGGTTGTTACCACACACATGCAGCTTGCGCTTTTCATCTATCAGATAGGAATCCATTGCGGTTTCACAGATAGGGCAACGCTTCATCTGTCTCAGGCTTTCAGTTTCTGCGTCTTCAACATCGGCATCAACCGCTTCATCCCCGGGGATCAGGTTCATGGTGGTGGTACAGCGCTCTTTTGGTGGCAAGTTGTAGCCTGTACAGCCCAGGAATACCCCGGTAGAGGCTGTACGGATCCCCATCTTACGACCACAGGTTGGACAGTCAATGTCAGTCTCAACCATCACATTCTGGCGCATGCCACCTTCCGCTTCTTCTTTACCAGCCAAGTCAAGTTGGTTGGAGAAATCAGCGTAAAACTTATCAAGCACCTGGGTCCAGATTCGATCGCCTTCTGCGATTTCATCCAGGCGGTTTTCCATTTTGGCCGTAAAGTCAAAGTCCATCAGCTCATCGAAGTTTTCGATCAAACGGTCTGTCACTATTTCGCCCATTTTCTCGGCATAAAAACGGCGGTTTTCTACCCGCACATAGCCACGGTCCTGAATGGTCGAAATAATCGACGCATACGTTGAAGGACGACCAATGCCACGCTTTTCGAGCTCTTTAACCAGGCTTGCTTCGCTGAAACGCGCAGGTGGTTTTGTGAAGTGCTGCTTAGGATCAAGTGCCTGCAACTGAACGATGTCGCCCACCGCCACAGCTGGTAGTGCCTGCTCTTCTTCGTTTTTCTTACGGACTGCTGGCTGAACACGTGTCCAACCGTCAAAACGTAACACTCGGCCGCGCGCTTTAAGCGTGTAATCGCCCGCACCTACAGTGATATTGGTCAGGTCGTACTCTGCGGGGGTCATTTGGCACGCCACAAACTGACGCCATATCAGCTCATAGAGCTTCTTAGCGTCTGCATCTACGCCCTCAACATGGCCGGAAAGGATGTTCACATCTGAAGGGCGAATTGCTTCGTGCGCTTCCTGTGCATTGTCTTTCGCACTGTATTTAATAGGCGCACCCGGCAAGTACTTATCGCCAAAGTTGTCCTGAATATAACCACGAGCCATTTCAACCGCATCATTCGATAAGTTGGTTGAGTCAGTACGCATATAGGTAATATAACCCGCTTCGTACAAACGCTGTGCCAGCATCATGGTCTTTTTAACGCCGTAACCCAATCGGGTGCTGGCGGCCTGTTGCATGGTTGACGTTATAAAAGGAGCACTCGGGCGGCTCTTACTGGGTTTCTCTTCAACCTTAACAACCTGATACTGCGCTTTTTGCAGTTCAGTAACCGCTTTATTGGCCTGCGTTTCGTTCAACGGTTTAAACGCTTCGCCCTGATACTTAGTGACAGCAAAACGAACGTCCTGCTCTGCCAGTGCAGTATCTGCGTGAATATCCCAGAACTCTTCTGGAATAAAGGCTTTGATTTCACGCTCACGTTCAACCAGCAAGCGTACCGCCACAGACTGAACACGGCCCGCTGACAATCCGCGCGCGACTTTTTGCCACAACAACGGTGACACCATAAAGCCCACCACGCGATCCAGAAAGCGTCGTGCCTGCTGCGCATACACCATGTCTGTGTTTAACTGACCTGGCGCCTCAAAAGCTTGCGTGATGGCATTTTTGGTGATCTCGTTAAATACAACCCGTTTGTATTTGCTTGCATCAGCACCAATCACTTCTTCCAGGTGCCATGCGATGGCCTCTCCCTCTCT contains:
- the topA gene encoding type I DNA topoisomerase, with protein sequence MGKSLVIVESPAKAKTINKYLGKDYIVKSSVGHIRDLPTSGAGKTKGLATKSPAEVRKMSPEEKAEYRKKKDYANLVARMGIDPEKGWEPHYEVLPGKEKVVQELAKLAENADTIYLATDLDREGEAIAWHLEEVIGADASKYKRVVFNEITKNAITQAFEAPGQLNTDMVYAQQARRFLDRVVGFMVSPLLWQKVARGLSAGRVQSVAVRLLVEREREIKAFIPEEFWDIHADTALAEQDVRFAVTKYQGEAFKPLNETQANKAVTELQKAQYQVVKVEEKPSKSRPSAPFITSTMQQAASTRLGYGVKKTMMLAQRLYEAGYITYMRTDSTNLSNDAVEMARGYIQDNFGDKYLPGAPIKYSAKDNAQEAHEAIRPSDVNILSGHVEGVDADAKKLYELIWRQFVACQMTPAEYDLTNITVGAGDYTLKARGRVLRFDGWTRVQPAVRKKNEEEQALPAVAVGDIVQLQALDPKQHFTKPPARFSEASLVKELEKRGIGRPSTYASIISTIQDRGYVRVENRRFYAEKMGEIVTDRLIENFDELMDFDFTAKMENRLDEIAEGDRIWTQVLDKFYADFSNQLDLAGKEEAEGGMRQNVMVETDIDCPTCGRKMGIRTASTGVFLGCTGYNLPPKERCTTTMNLIPGDEAVDADVEDAETESLRQMKRCPICETAMDSYLIDEKRKLHVCGNNPGCSGYVIEEGSFKIKGYDGPVIECDKCGSDMQLKSGRFGKYFDCTSDDCKNTRKLLKSGEPAPPKEDPVHLPELPCEKSEAYFVLRDGASGIFLAAHTFPKSRETRAPKVAELKRFRDRISPKFYYLADAPEQDNDGNLAVVRYSRKTKTQYVMTEVEGKATGWKATYVSGKWVEEEKKRKSAKS